The following are encoded in a window of Panicum virgatum strain AP13 chromosome 5N, P.virgatum_v5, whole genome shotgun sequence genomic DNA:
- the LOC120676165 gene encoding uncharacterized protein LOC120676165: METMAANGGREAAARTAYGKRDGQQPAGVGCGQCFQMPLHYPRYSREDYEAMPEWQLDRLLSEYGLPATGTIHQKRSFAMGAFLWGAGGNL, translated from the coding sequence ATGGAGACGATGGCGGCGAACGgcgggcgggaggcggcggcgaggacggcgtaCGGGAAGAGGGACGGCCAGCAGCCCGCCGGCGTGGGGTGCGGGCAGTGCTTCCAGATGCCGCTGCACTACCCGAGGTACAGCCGGGAGGACTACGAGGCCATGCCCGAGTGGCAGCTCGACCGCCTCCTCTCCGAGTACGGCCTGCCCGCCACCGGCACCATCCACCAGAAGCGCAGCTTCGCCATGGGCGCCTTCCTCTGGGGCGCCGGCGGCAACCTCTGA